A region from the Gallus gallus isolate bGalGal1 chromosome 25, bGalGal1.mat.broiler.GRCg7b, whole genome shotgun sequence genome encodes:
- the MEF2D gene encoding myocyte-specific enhancer factor 2D isoform X14: protein MGRKKIQIQRITDERNRQVTFTKRKFGLMKKAYELSVLCDCEIALIIFNHSNKLFQYASTDMDKVLLKYTEYNEPHESRTNADIIEALNKKHRECESPEGDEVFALTPQTEEKYKKIDEEFDKMMQSYRLASAVPTPNFAMPVTVPVTNQNTLQFSSPGSSLVTQSLVTSSLTDPRLLSPQQPTLQRNTVSPGLPQRPASAGAMLGGDLNNTNGACPSPVGNGYVSARASPGLLPVSNGSTLGKIIPAKSPPPPPHSTQLASNSRKPDLRVITSQSGKGLMHHLNTQRLGVSQATHSLTTPVVSVATPSLLTQGLPFSAMPTAYNTDYQLTSAELSSLPAFSSPGGLSLGNISAWQQQQQQQQQQQQQQQQQQQQQQQQQQQQQQQQQQQQQQQQQQQHLVPVSLGNLIQGSHLSHTTTLTVNTNPNISIKSEPVSPNRERNTATPLSTFPHQPRHEPTGRSPVDSLSSNTSSYEGSERDDPTRTDFSSTLGLLRPGGEPEGESPSVKRMRLDTWVT from the exons ATGGGGAGGAAAAAGATCCAGATCCAGCGGATCACGGATGAGCGGAACCGGCAG GTGACCTTCACCAAGCGTAAGTTCGGCTTGATGAAGAAAGCCTACGAGCTGAGCGTGTTGTGCGACTGCGAGATCGCCCTGATCATTTTCAACCACTCCAACAAGCTGTTCCAGTATGCCAGCACCGACATGGACAAGGTGCTGCTTAAGTACACTGAGTACAACGAGCCCCATGAGAGCCGGACCAATGCGGACATCATTGAG GCGCTGAACAAGAAGCACAGGGAGTGCGAAAGCCCGGAAGGGGATGAAGTGTTTGCACTGACCCCGCAGACGGAGGAGAAATATAAAAAGATTGATGAGGAGTTTGATAAAATGATGCAGAGTTACCGGCTCGCA TCCGCAGTGCCCACGCCAAACTTTGCCATGCCAGTGACGGTTCCCGTGACCAACCAGAACACACTGCAGTTCAGCAGCCCGGGCAGCTCGTTGGTGACCCAATCCTTGGTGACCTCGTCGCTGACCGACCCCCGGCTCCTCTCCCCACAGCAGCCAACACTGCAGAGGAATACGGTGTCCCCAGGGCTGCCGCAGCGGCCAGCCAGTGCAG GGGCGATGCTTGGGGGTGACCTGAACAACACCAACGGAGCCTGCCCGAGCCCCGTGG GCAACGGCTACGTGAGTGCTCGTGCCTCCCCCGGTCTCCTTCCCGTCTCCAACGGCAGCACTTTGGGCAAGATCATCCCGGCCAAATCCCCTCCGCcgccaccccacagcacccagctcGCCTCCAACAGCCGCAAGCCGGACCTGCGCGTCATCACCTCGCAGAGCGGCAAAGGGCTGATGCACCACCTG AACACGCAGCGGTTAGGTGTCTCCCAAGCGACTCACTCTCTAACCACGCCGGTTGTTTCTGTTGCCACCCCGAGCCTGCTGACACAGGGGCTGCCGTTCTCCGCCATGCCGACCGCATACAACACAG ATTATCAGCTGACGAGTGCTGAGTTATCTTCGCTGCCAGCATTCAGCTCACCTGGTGGGTTGTCCCTTGGCAACATctctgcctggcagcagcagcagcagcagcagcagcagcaacagcagcagcagcagcagcaacaacagcaacagcagcagcagcagcaacaacagcagcagcagcagcagcaacagcagcagcaacagcagcagcagcagcacctggttCCTGTATCACTAGGAAATTTAAT ACAAGGGAGCCACTTGTCCCACACCACCACTTTGACTGTCAACACCAACCCCAACATCAGCATCAAGTCGGAGCCCGTCTCGCCCAACCGGGAACGAAACACTGCCACCCCACTCAGCACCTTCCCCCACCAGCCCCGCCATGAGCCCACCGGCCGCTCGCCTGTCGACAGCCTCAGCAGCAACACCAGCTCCTACGAGGGCAGCGAGCGAGACGATCCCACTCGCACCGACTTCAGCTCCACCCTGGGGCTGCTGCGCCCTGGTGGTGAGCCCGAGGGGGAGAGCCCTTCGGTGAAACGCATGCGGTTGGATACCTGGGTCACATAA